The nucleotide sequence TAATCTCCAAATTTCCTAAAAGGCAATTACTTTACCTTCTTTTTCTTAACAGGCTTGAGGATCTTGATTATACAGCGCTCGTTGGTATTGACATTTATACCTTCGAAAACCTCGCTGTACTTCCCCCTTCCGACTTTCCGAACAACTTCATAATCATCTTGATCACTGGAAACCAAAAAAACCCCACAAAAAGTTGTAACtttcagaaattaaaattgaaaaggaagggGGTAGGGTAGGGCACCCATCATTGCCACAGATAGCACAGTAAATACACAATTAAATCCCTAATTAATTCTATATTAATCTTAATCAGATTACTATTGCCTTGTATCTTAACTCCACTACGAGCTTACAGAAATCCAAATCATAAATCATCAATTTCAATTGGATTGAATAATCgagaaaaatcaataaaattagagaaaaaattaaacaaattaggGAGGTGAAAATGGTTACCCCCATTGGACGGTGAGGGACTCGTAATCCCAGTACTCCTTAGGACGGAGGACATTGACGTCGGTGTAGACGCGAGCTTTGGACAtggcttctgctgctgctgcggtCGCGGCGGTGGGATTGCTCGAAGCCGAGATCTGGCGAGGAGTGGTTTGGGTGGTTGTGGGGATCTGCGTCTCGAGGGGAGGGTTTGGAAGATGGGGGGAGGGGGTGCGCACGATAGGAGGGTGCGCGACCGGCGCACGCAAGACAACGAGGGCGCACACTAGCAGGAAGCGAAGGGGTATTCCTGGATTTGTGCGCATATATCATGTGCTTGGGAGGAAATTGTGGAACGACGACAACGTTAACGTCAAACGACGCCCCAACGAAAAACCTGCGTTTTtggggttgggttgggttgggggtTGGTTTGGTTCGTAATTTTAGTTACTTTGACGGTTAAATATTCGTTGGCGGGCAGGTAATGGTTGACGTGGAAAGTGGTGAGTGGACAACAATGGCTGACGTGGAAAGTGGTGAGTGGCCAATTGTTTAGTGATTTGTAGGCCAAATTGCACCAAAATTCCTGCTATTATCACTTTCTTCCTTTTCGTTTTTGCCCTTGCACTTGCAGTTTATTCCGATAACACCGCGTCAAATTAGTAGACaaaagtaaaaacataatacaaGTGCAAGTGGCCCTTATCAAAGTGGTGAAAAGGAATTGAGCATTTGCATAATAATGTGTATTTGAATTTCATTTGTGGttaatctaaaaataaataaataaataagctgAATGGAGAAGTCTCAAGATAAATAAATCTTTGCTAATCAAAATGTTAGACGACAAAATCTGAATGggtaataattaattaaaaaaaaagaagaagaattagagtTATGTTGTAAGTCTATTTGATTGAACTATATTTAGGACTAAGGAGGGAGAGATGCCGGCggcaagagagagaagagagagatttaattgtgagttgtatcacctcattgtgcctttatttatagtagtaggatatgtTAAATCCTTACCAATAtatgattacaactctaataggataatatcaaTTAAGGAGAATATTCTAaaatatccctagatacactaggatttacacaatcacattcctactCTAAATATAATTGCAATACTTCCCCTTAAGTGTggaaatactcaaacaaaacatcgcatcagatcttcagcagTTAAGGTAGAACAATTGATGAAGTCGTTGGCACAACGAGCGAATGCGAGTttctaatataaaaaaaaaaagtatgcataggtagtaaaactcacaaaacctcaccATGGCAAAACTTAAGGCAAGTGAAAACCcgtagactaaggagaaaaataagaagtatgcataatatcTTAAACAAACGTCAAACAAGACGAAAGTAatgaactcaacggagtatgataatcgcaggatgggtgcctcatcaaaatcTCGTTacgtagcaaaaacccagtgggaaaaatgcttctAATCATAGGAAAAAGATTACATAAAGAGCACGTAAGTATGCTTCAAGATACTCCCCccgagttagacataacttccaaataaaagAACTACAGGCAATTCAATTCAGATAATTTATGCATatcgattccttggacgagcttctgaaaagtagacttggggTAATGACTTGGTAAAAAGATCAGCCACATTGTTCTAGGaatggatttgcttgacttccaTGTTCTGATGTCATTATTGCTGGTGTGAATAAAAGAATTTCAgcgctatgtgcttggtgttgtctcccttgatgtatcccttctttaactgttcaatacatgctgcattgtctttaaagatcgtcgtaggaaggtcaacgacggtagtaagaccactagtgcttcaaaTATGTTCCGTGACCGCTCTTAACCAAAAGAACTCACGCGATGCTTTATGCAAGGCGAGGATCTTAACATGGTTTGAAGAAATCGCAACtagcgtttgcttggtagacctctaAGATATAGCAatgtctccaacggtaaagacgtAACCCGTTTAAGAACGTGCCTTATGTGGATCAAATAGATAACCAACTTCTATGTAACCAACAAGGCGGGAATCAACCTGAAGACCGATGAGGGCGACTGCTCCTCTTGAGGATTCGTGGGTGTAGAACAAACCCAAATCTGTCGTACCCTTAAGGTAGccgaaaatgtctttaacatcaTTCCAATGTCTGCATGTAGGCGCATTGTtatatctagccaaaagattaacaatgaaggagatgtcaggtctagtgctttaagccaagtacaataaagcaccaattgcacttagATATGTCactttaggctccaaaatcttTTCCTCATCCTCATTAGCTAGCCGTTAGTGTACTGGGCCGCATGGAAGGTACGGTTACCCCACCCTCAGGGACGGTTCGGCCTTCCCAAGCGATATTACAGCATACTCTAGGTACGTCGAtccttgcaggtgcatttgcagcagGTACATATGATCTCGTCACATTTGCTAGATCAGCATGCTTTGAGCGATGCTCTAAAGATCTAGAATACGtcgcacttcagtttcagactggaCAGTACGGGGATCTAAAcgagacatagtgggagcataccacgaCAATTCGTGATGTTATACAGGAACGTTAAAGTTCTTACCTCCCCCTAACGacaggaagactgtctcatcaaaatGGCAATTTGAAAAACGTGCAGTAATGAGATCTCATGTCAAGGGTTATAAGTAGCGAataattgatggcgaatcataaccgacatagattcccattctGGTACATAGTGGCTGCGTTGTTGGCACATAAACTGTGTACCTAAACATACGTAAATGCAAAACATCAAGCTCGTATCCAGTAATCAACTTTAATGGTGAATAAGGTTGGGTAGCGATGGGCATCAGGtagaccaacatagctgcgtgcaatattgcatagcctcAGGCAGATACTAGTAGTTTGGTTCCCATGACCAAAGTCCGAGTTATTAATTGAAGGCGCTTTATGAAAGTTTCTGCTAGgccattttgggtgtgaacatgtgGTACAAGATGTTCAATTTCAATcccaactgacatgcaataatcgtcaaaggtctatgacgtaaactctccgacattatccaatcaaatcgACTTAATCGGATAATCAAGGTGGTGAGCCCTTAGTTTAACAATTTGTGCTAGGAGTTTTGCAAATGCAGCGTTGTGTGTGGACAATaaacaaacatgtgaccaacgTGTCGATGCATTAACCAACACCATCTAAACGGtccgcatgttggttggataagttcacaaatatccccttgaatcctttGAAGAAACTTAGGAGGGTTGTGAATAATATTTGTAATTaagggttgagtattcaacttccccaAAGAACAAGCTTTGCATGGTAGGAATCCAACGTATGAAGGTAAATGATgcccatgtgatgatttgagaaTATGGTGCATCATGTCACGTCCGGGATGTCCCATACGATCATGCTAAAATAGCAAAGTGCCCTGGAACTCGGGCTCATGGCCAGCCATATGGTGGGTCTCTATGCCGCGAATAGTTGTGATGTACAATCCACTCGGTAAACGTTCAAGCTTTTAGTGAATACGCTTTTGGCCATATTCATAAGAAGTGATataaagaaattcaaaaccattctTTTCAGTGatttcaacatgatattgattatctcgaatgtCTCTAAAATTCAGcaacgttcttctggaacgtggagaatagaggggttctttaatggttaagacaataccattagacaacattatacggGCCTTTCCGTATCCTTCAATCATGTTGGATGAGCTTGATAGGGTTGTTaaaggtgcattcttaggtatgaagttagtaaaatagtgtcacTTACGCAAGATGGTGTACGTAGTAGCACTATCAACCAGACAACTAAattccccactagtcatacctaaaaataaattaattgaattggtcacatgtataaatataattctattcattcaattaatcaatcaagaaataatgtccataaaataattatccataatttaaaacaaatcaaaaccaaacaaattattccaaagacttagaaaaattgtccaaaaattaaaacataaatctaaaaaataaaggggttcggccactcctagtgggttcaGCCACTAAGGGTAAAAGCACCCTAAAAAACATGTCTAGAAGAATAAAACTTATTCATCCATAGAAGCTAATACCTCCTAAAAATCTGATATCTTTATGGATGTAGTAGCATCCTTGGGATGTTCCATATTGGCAAAGTTAGACTCATGACGGGAATGACACTTGACAATAGCCTCGAGGGTAGCTCTGCATATGTGTGACCAATGATCTTTTGATCCACAACGGTAGCATATGTCCATTTCAGTGGAAGTCGATTGAACGGTTGtttttcccttgttcttgaagtttaaGGCCTTAGGTTCAAGGGGTTGGTGCTTCTAGGTTAAATTTCCTACCTTAGGTGGGCATTGGCTCTATTAACCTTGGGCTTGTGGGTGGGCTTGCCACCCATTACCATAGccacaatgtttttttttcgtTATTTGTTGTTGCTAGAATTGGTTGCATGCGCTTCAAGCGGAACGTTTGAGCTAGTGGGTCAAGTTTGATGATTTctcatcaaaagctggttctgcttttcagcggGAAGTAAAACCgagatcaaatccaaaaatttggtgaacttctatgccctatattgttgctgcaagaGAATATGGGTTGCATGGAAGGTCAAATAGGTATTCTTCAAGAGATCTACATCTGTTAAGTCCATTTTATAGAACTTAAGTAGTgatcggattctacaaacttcagagttgtattcattcacgaacttaaagtcttggaagcgtaaaTATTGCCAATCGtatcttgcttcaggcaagtaaaTGTCTGGTGATTAAAACGATCAGCCAGAGCAAGCCAGAGATTGTGTGGTTTCTCCTCAGCGAGGTACTTGATTTGCAATGTATCATGGttgtgtcttcgaatgaagatcattgcagtagctTTCTGAGCTTCATCGACGGGGTTGGCGTTGGTTTGATGGTTGCTCTACTATCCTTTGCAGTAAGATGaagcttcacgtcttgaacccactttagGTAGTTTCTTCCAAATACTTCCAGAGcggtgaaatcgagcttgttcaagttttacatgtccctaaaacggaGAGTACAATGAGACGTGGTTAGTTATATGGTAATCCATAGACATTCATTGTAGAACATTCGGGGTTCTATatacatgtattggtttaatttaaacatgaaagccacatgtttcatgtggtaagttttgaatgaaaacttcgggtttcaaaggtactaaatatgaaactacaggttcaatttagttttatgaatgaATAGTTCATAACAGAGATGTTCCTGCAAGAACATagaatgcaatatgctgatttaagtgtagtggattttaGTTGCTTTGGGaattcaagtgtgagagcttcaggactacgaaaggatgtcaacgattcaaagtaaaaaaataaattattgagttagtgtccaaaagtgatcttcaggtcaataattttggattaattatcatattaatggactgcatgtcacttttaattaattcaatagattgagACCAAACAGGGTAGATCATGGAAGCAACATAATGACAGATGGGTCATATTAGGCTCGATTGGTGATATACCAAGTGATAATTATATTAGAATTAATTGGTGTGCCCTAAagtaccccaaaaaaaaattatttgggtATGAGTTATAACGCGGGCATGCCAAAAATTAACATTGGGTCAAAAGTAAGGATGTggcccaacaaaaaaaaaagggctggTAACAACGCGTGGACAGGCCCTGCAGTTCTGTTGCAGGTCATTGGGGCTCAGGAGGGCTACATGCCTTTGGGTCGTGTGGTATGTGTGAGCTCAGCAGCAAGTGCCGCTGGTTTAGGCCAAAAACAAGGCATGAGTGTAGCCCCAACGTTGCTAGCCTGCGGTTTGGTGAGGGGAAACCCAATCGAGGCTGGGTTTCGAGTTTTTTGACCGGAACAAGTTAAGCCCTGTAGCATAAGTTGCTGGTAACTTGGGCCGAAGCTAGGGGGAAGCCCATCAAGCAACAGTTGCTGAGGGTAGGCCTGGGCATGGGACATGAAAGGCCCAACAGCTATGGGCTGTTAGAGTTAGGCCGATGACGCGCAAGACAAGGCCAAGGAAGCTTTAGGCCTTTTCGATTTGGGCTAGGGGCTTCAGGCCCGTGATTACCTTACTAAGCCTAGGGCCTGGGTTGTTTGGCGTAAGTAGCAAAGCCCAAAGAGCTGCTGCCGTGTGGTCCAAGGCATCAAATGACGATGTTCCCATGTTTGCTCCATAGGTTTGGGCTGCAGGCCAGCTGCAGTGGTCGGCAATGGTGCCTACAGCTGCCTGGCGGAAAGCAGCAGCCATGCTGTATAAttcctaatttttatttatttatttttttttcttctacttttctagggttttaagaaccctaaattgcttctaatttatttgtaTGCTTTGACTTACAAATTCCACATAGAAAaataattgcgtaatgcatgaagcgtatatatattgataaatatatgaatcatatacaatatatatatcggaaagaaaatataaatatagggggttcatgcatcatgggaaatgttttcatgcttcgtggatgttgcaaatatcttactttattttaagcgtacctaattagcagaaaacaaataaaaacctttgaattttgtagaagaaagcctcctcctacgatccttcagttccttagctTCTGGCAAGAGCGTACTGATAATGTGTTGTAATCCTATTTGACTGAATTGTATTTAggactagagagggagggaggatgGCGGCAAGAGcgagagaagagagatttaattgtttggtatgtgttgtatcaccctattgtgtctttatttatagtagtaggatagatTAAATTCTTACCAATATAGGACTACAACTCTAATATGATAATATCTATTAAGGAGAATATTCCAAGAtgtccctagatacactaggatttacacaatcactttcctattctaaatatgactacaACAAGTTAGACTTTGCCACTAGGATTTGGAAAGAGaaactttctctctttcttcttcgttgCAACTAGAACGGCACACAGAGGAACGACAGAAACAGACCTGGATTTGGATGGACAAAAAGCCCAAGTGAATGCATGGGTGCGCCTCAGCTGCCTCGGCACACCCCAATGCCACCTTACGCCACCCCCACAAAACAGAGGTGAAAACCCATCAGCCCCGCCTCCAAGGGCACCTAGGCCAGCCCCGAGGctagttttttaaaacactgcTTAGAATGCTCTTAACCAAGTATAAACTCCTCGGATTTCAATTTGTATTTTATATCCACATTATAGCGAATCTCATCTCATTTTATATCACATTAGTGTTGTTAGATATCGCAATCACATGATTCAATGCATGTATAACGATTAGAATATGAATCTTTCATCTTCACAGAGTCACAGCTTTAAGTTGGGTTTGTTCAAAATCGAAAACCTCAAACATGAGGCGTCCTACATGCGAGGCCATGAAGGGCTTGTTGAACAGCAGCATGAACTGGGTCGGGAAAGATGACAAACTGATGGAGACGCTTCTTTCTCAAATACCTCCCGCAGAATTTGTTCATGAGAACACGGCGATATCTCTCTGCTAGCCACTTTCCAGGAGCATCAAAATCTTTAATCAACAACCTTTCCGCCATCACAACCACAGAACTGTCAACACATCTATTTGGTacaggaaaagaaaaatatgaggTCTGCTACACAATTGGCCAACATATTCTAATGGCTCGTAAGAAAATCGAGGATGCTCAAATTTGTGCTTCGACGGATGCAAGAAAGATAGCTGAATGCAAATAAGAAAGCAAACAATACATAAAGATGCAGGGCCTGAACAGACTATAAACACTAACAAATACGTGTAAGAATATTGAATAGAGCATAACAGACATAACCTATCCACATTTGGTGGTTCTAAAATCTTGGGATAGGACGATCCGCCCTAGTAAACTTTGAGTGTGAGAGAGCAAATACTAGCTAGAAATCTGGCAACACATATGGAAATGGTAACATAGCACGTCGGCATGTTGCCTTTGTCTTCTCTTATTTTACTTCAACCTTTTTCAGATTATTCACTACGTTATATTACGATTAGCTTAAATACAATTGCATATTGCAGGGAAATGCACATATAGAGATGGACAGTGAGGGAAACACCTGTAGCTTAAGTCCAAGTTCGACGTTCCTCGCTACAGTAATATCTGGAATTCTATCAGTCATTGCCAAGGGATATCCCAATGTCCACATGACTTTAGGTCGGCTTTCATAATCCCATACATTTCCTTCAGAACCGATGCATATCTGGTGGAACACAAGCCCTAAAGAGCTTTGGATGTGCAAAAAGCGCATCTTCTGGGACTGTAGATACTTCAGAGCTTTGATAGTTGCGTCCCATATAATGCATATGACCAATTTTAAGGGTATACAAGTCAACAAAATGTTGCATCTATaagaaaaatttgtaaatacTTGGAGCTTTGATAGTTGAGTTAAGAGAAAATTTGAATAGGAATTGAAATTTACACATTTATGTCATATCTCCAAATTCTGAGGCTTCTATTGTACAAAACGGAGGAAAATACCTTAATATGACGGAATAACTGAAAATTACAAACTAAAACTTTAAGGGGCTCATAACTGAAATGAAAATTCAGAGGGCACAATGAAACTAGGCTTATAATTCTTGGGCATTGCCGACAAAGAAATGCTCTATAGTCATAGGAGGTGGCGATGTAAGTCAGTCAGTGTGCCAAAATTAACTTTCTTTGTCACAGGCAATTCACCAAACATCAAAATCGGATTATTGGAGACTTGGAGTTGTTATTCTTTTGCACGAGTCGAGTCCAAGTTCTGCGTTGGTCAGCGCAGTAAACTTGGTTGCTTGGATAGAATGAAAGGGACTGCTTGGTTTGGATAGAACAATGATCCATACAAAACTTGACAAGGATAATGTTGGTCATCAGTCTATATATGTAATACAATCCTTTTCTTTGATATTTTATCATATCATGATCTAATTAGGCAGCAGTCAATGTAATACGATTGTTTTCTTTGCTAGTTTTGTCATGTCGTACccgaaaggaaaaaataaaaagaataaacaaattagggttttgggttgaaTATCGCATTGAACTTTGAAGGTTGTATGAAGCAGCTGCTATTTAGTAGTTTATTTTGCATTTGGACTTAACAGAAATTCTTTGTGCAGTTATCCTTTTTCTGTTAAAGAAGTTTTAACTATTTATAATGTCAATACTAGTATATCCTTACTGTCAATATCAATGGCATTCACGTCGGTAAGTTTGCAGCTGAAAATTGTCCGTCCTTTAATAGAGAACGAACTTCGTCTTCAGAGAAGAGCTGTTTGGATTATCTACATACAAGAGTAGCATGACATAAATGAATACAGACAATAAAGAAAGCATGAACTGATTCATCACATTGTAGTTTAGTGACTCCATCTCCATGGTTCAGTATTCTAATGATCCCGTGTGCGTTTTACTCAATAAACAGTAGCAGAATGAATTCAATCTGCTGATCAATTACTGAgtcagatctctctctctctctctctctctctctctacttcttcctaAAAGATTCATCTACTTCTCACATGCGATGGGGCCGTCGATATGGTCTTACTCACAATTGATGGTGTTTCTTTTGTGGCTAAACTTCCCCAGTCAGTTATGTGCGGTCTTACTCACAATTGATGGTGTTTCTTTTGTGGCTAAAACTAGCAGGCATTTTCAACGACACCAATCAACAAGGACACATGCATCTTGGTAAGTAGTGACAGGTCCAAAACAGCATAAATCCCAGACGACAAGTTTTTCCTGTAAGGTACAAATAAAAACCCATCTGGAATCTTGAATACAGTAATGCTTCTGAAAATTATTGCCTTTATCGTATATAGCTCTTACAGTAGCAAGAAACTTTCTTGCACCCGCTACATGCATTCAAATGTTAGACACTTGTTTTATGCAACGGGTGCTGGAAAGTTTTCTTATGTGTAGTGTATGGTCATAATTCATATGACTGTTGAAGAATCTAAAATCCTCAAATCGAAAAATTTGGTCGAGTTAAATACAACTTATTCCATGGTTTCACCATTATCGATGTCTTTTGTGTAAAACTTCACACTTATTGAATTGTATAATTTGAATTAACTGATTAAGTTGGAGACAATACGGATGTTGATTAATAGTGGGTTATTGGATAGACTCTAAAACATTAACATGTTAACTTACATGTTGTCCTTTGGAGAAATTTCTTGCATCCATCACTGGCTGGACTGACTCTAAAACTTACAATGATCACATCTATTAGTAGGTGCTGACTATGAAAATTCCCatagaattttatttatttgtcctCTACCCACActcaaaaaaattgttgaatgaAATGAGATGCTCCTATTATATTGTAGGTCACACCACCTTTTATCTTCATAATGAAATCCTTCATAATGAAATCATTTTAGGCTCCTAGCTGCTGCATATACCATGACTAGATGTGATCTAAATTCTAATATTGTAATTTCAGATTTGCCGGCAGATACTACAAATagaaacagagaaaaaaaatggaaagctAGAGGCCAAGGATTGTTTTGCTAAGAAAACCAAAGAGAAGCTGGGTGCAGCTGGGTAGGCTGATTGAGGGCCCATCAATGACTTTATTTTCTGCATTATTTGATATCAGAATCCAATGAAATGAGAGTTTTTGGGttgtttttttgggggggggggggggtggtggttgGGTGGGGTGGGGGCGGGGCGGGGCGAGGTGGGTGGTGTGGGTGTGGTGTGCAATTATTCCAGAGAGATTGAGATCAATGTTTTGATTTGGTGCCTAATGATCCATCACCACGGTGAAAGGCTCCCTTCATTGGCAAGATGTGAAGGCACATTCTATGTGGAGCCATTTGATGTCTGCAGGTTCTGTTCTTTCCTTTAAGTTTTCAAGCATCATTTATTGCGGAGGAAATTTAGTGAACTCAAGTCACTCTCTATGCAAACTCTGTATTTTCATTACAAATACTCTCAAATCTGATGTTTGTATCCCGTAGAAGTAGGTGACTGTGGGACATATATTAGGCTTTCTTCTGCTAAACTTACCAGGAAGGGAAAAATAAAGAGGTTCTGTCACTTTCTCTCAGATACTGTTTAGGAATTACAGGTTTTTGACAGTGAGGGTTCATATTGTAAAGGTTCTATTCTTTTATCAGCATGTAAAAGAAAAGAacgaaaatggaaaaaaaaaagattttagtTGTGACCTATGCGTGCAGTCATACTGGAAAATCATTGTAGCATTGAAATACAGTCGCGCGATATAACGAATTTATTGTTACATGAGATAGATGGACGACAAGTTTATGCTTTAGATATATAATACTAAATATCAATCCACTTGTTATAACATGACGCATAGGTTATACCGCGTAAAATCTTTAGATAAATTTTTCATATAGGAAAATTGTTGTAATACTGAAACGTGATCATGTGATATAACCAATTTACACATCATATGAGATAGGTTAAAGACGAGCTTATCCTTTAGAGTATGCTAATTATCAATTCATCTGTTATAGCATGACTGAGTTGATTATACCATGTAAAGCCTCCAAATAACCATTAATAATTATTCTTCTATGGCAATCTAGGTTTTATCAAGAAAAAGCCCCAACAAAAGCCAATATATATGTTAGGCAAGTAACCCTACTGATTCATCCATTGATATGAAAGGCATGTTACTATTGGCCTCGTgaattttgaagaagaaataaaGCATAGAAAAAGAAAGGGTTTACGAAGATGAGGCACCTTTTTTGTGGATGGGAATGTTTCTTCTCCTACGTCCCACGTTGATTTTCATACCGTTGGCTGCCACTAAAAACATGCAAAAGCCATCTCATCCTCTCGACCCAACTTCCCCATGCCCATACACCACACACATCATAACCCctacatctttttctttttcttttacccATCTTCCTCCCAATAATATCACAAATGCCACTCGTTCAGTTCCCTCCTCCTACCCCTTGACTTGTATTCACTCTCTAGTTTCTCTCCTTTCAGAGGAAGGCATTTTGGGTAATTCATTAAGTCTGATGATTACTTGTGAGGGTTGAAGCTGGATAACGCAGGTTTATCATTAGAGCTTCGATATTTTCTGTTCTTATTATTGCAGAATGATTGTTTCCCTTCTTTATATATTCAAGGAAGTTTGAATGATAAGGgtcaaaacgaaacaaaaacgTACTGAAAACAGCGTACGTAGGGTTTTTGCTTCACTACAGTAAAATTGCAGCAGCTcaatctttctctctcctctctctctctctttctctctgcaatTATTTGATGTACTATATGATGGAGAAGGAGAACTGAACATGATAAACATTCAACTGTTACTTCCATGGCGGATATCAAACGTGGCGAGGAGAGTACTGCACCCACTACCACCACTACCACTGCCAACATGTCCTCTAAGAAGA is from Pyrus communis chromosome 10, drPyrComm1.1, whole genome shotgun sequence and encodes:
- the LOC137747852 gene encoding LOW QUALITY PROTEIN: ribonuclease III domain-containing protein RNC1, chloroplastic (The sequence of the model RefSeq protein was modified relative to this genomic sequence to represent the inferred CDS: inserted 2 bases in 1 codon) is translated as MNKFCGRYLRKKRLHQFVIFPDPVHAAVQQALHGLAXVGRLMFEVFDFEQTQLKAVTL